In Vanessa cardui chromosome 6, ilVanCard2.1, whole genome shotgun sequence, the following proteins share a genomic window:
- the LOC124530542 gene encoding all trans-polyprenyl-diphosphate synthase PDSS2 isoform X1, with translation MSLSRLRSVVGCDLVKVRPSSALVSKLAPCAGREVSTSSTRCAVAQQNTKPDWNRAVSEAEKIVGYPTSFLSLRWVLSDEIANVALHLRKLVGSNHPLLKTAKNLLYNGKNNMQAWGLIVLLVSKAAGHSPEIPDMEQDKAAGVLHSQRALAEVAEMIRTSHLVHKGLVNMNVRQVLAGEPDDMLFGNKIALLSGDYLLANSCTELANLRNQELVELMSSAVRDLVEAEFLGDRDQQNNPLPSRPLPEDQREAASEWDCILSPLPMAGVEGCARREWAARHVLAAGALLGKSCSAALKLAGHKPALQTQGYLFGCHLALAWQAFLDLEAFTGPEPDSFSLVGAPLAFTLEARPELYSYIEAGKKSVHDVDYHALYEAVLAGDGIQRTQQLQREHSGRAREVLDCFPYCDARTALANIIVAMNP, from the exons ATGAGTTTGAGCCGATTAAGGAGTGTGGTCGGGTGCGACCTGGTGAAAGTTCGCCCTTCAAGTGCACTGGTTTCGAAATTGGCACCTTGTGCTGGGCGGGAAGTGAGCACAAGCAGCACGCGATGTGCTGTTGCACAACAAAACACAAAACCAGATTGGAACAGAGCAGTAAGCGAGGCCGAGAAGATCGTCGGTTACCCAACCTCCTTCCTCAGCCTCCGCTGGGTACTTAGCGATGAAATAGCAAACGTTGCCTTACACCTACGAAAACTTGTTGGAAGTAATCATCCACTATTGAAAACAGCCAA gaATCTTCTTTACAATGGAAAGAACAATATGCAAGCTTGGGGACTCATCGTGTTACTCGTGTCGAAGGCTGCCGGCCACAGCCCTGAAATACCGGATATGGAACAAGACAAAGCGGCCGGGGTTCTACATAG TCAACGTGCGCTGGCTGAAGTCGCTGAAATGATCCGCACGTCTCATCTCGTGCACAAGGGTCTCGTCAATATGAACGTTAGACAAGTGCTGGCGGGCGAGCCGGACGACATGTTATTTGGGAACAAGATCGCCTTGCTCAGTGGGGACTACCTCCTCGCCAATTCCTGCACAGAACTAGCGAACCTCAG GAATCAAGAGCTCGTTGAGCTGATGTCATCAGCAGTGCGAGATCTAGTGGAAGCAGAATTTCTTGGAGATCGGGATCAACAAAATAATCCTCTGCCCTCACGGCCGCTGCCCGAGGATCAAAGGGAAGCAGCTTCTG AATGGGACTGCATCCTGTCGCCGCTGCCCATGGCGGGCGTGGAGGGCTGCGCGCGGCGCGAGTGGGCCGCGCGCCACGTGCTGGCGGCCGGCGCGCTTCTCGGCAAGAGCTGCTCCGCCGCGCTCAAGCTCGCCGGCCACAAGCCCGCACTGCAGACGCAG GGCTATCTCTTCGGTTGCCATTTAGCTCTAGCTTGGCAGGCGTTCTTAGATCTCGAAGCGTTCACAGGACCCGAGCCAGATAGCTTCTCGTTGGTTGGCGCTCCCCTAGCTTTCACTTTGGAGGCTCGGCCTGAGTTGTACTCCTACATAGAGGCCGGCAAGAAGAGCGTACATGATGTCGATTACCACGCG CTGTACGAGGCCGTGCTGGCGGGCGACGGCATCCAGCGCACGCAGCAGCTGCAGCGCGAGCACAGCGGCCGCGCGCGCGAGGTGCTCGACTGCTTCCCGTACTGCGACGCGCGCACCGCGCTCGCCAACATCATCGTCGCCATGAACCCCTAG
- the LOC124530542 gene encoding all trans-polyprenyl-diphosphate synthase PDSS2 isoform X2, whose protein sequence is MSLSRLRSVVGCDLVKVRPSSALVSKLAPCAGREVSTSSTRCAVAQQNTKPDWNRAVSEAEKIVGYPTSFLSLRWVLSDEIANVALHLRKLVGSNHPLLKTAKNLLYNGKNNMQAWGLIVLLVSKAAGHSPEIPDMEQDKAAGVLHSQRALAEVAEMIRTSHLVHKGLVNMNVRQVLAGEPDDMLFGNKIALLSGDYLLANSCTELANLRNQELVELMSSAVRDLVEAEFLGDRDQQNNPLPSRPLPEDQREAASEWDCILSPLPMAGVEGCARREWAARHVLAAGALLGKSCSAALKLAGHKPALQTQGYLFGCHLALAWQAFLDLEAFTGPEPDSFSLVGAPLAFTLEARPELYSYIEAGKKSVHDVDYHALYEAVLAGDGIQRTQQLQREHSGRAREVLDCFPYCDARTALANIIVAMNP, encoded by the exons ATGAGTTTGAGCCGATTAAGGAGTGTGGTCGGGTGCGACCTGGTGAAAGTTCGCCCTTCAAGTGCACTGGTTTCGAAATTGGCACCTTGTGCTGGGCGGGAAGTGAGCACAAGCAGCACGCGATGTGCTGTTGCACAACAAAACACAAAACCAGATTGGAACAGAGCAGTAAGCGAGGCCGAGAAGATCGTCGGTTACCCAACCTCCTTCCTCAGCCTCCGCTGGGTACTTAGCGATGAAATAGCAAACGTTGCCTTACACCTACGAAAACTTGTTGGAAGTAATCATCCACTATTGAAAACAGCCAA gaATCTTCTTTACAATGGAAAGAACAATATGCAAGCTTGGGGACTCATCGTGTTACTCGTGTCGAAGGCTGCCGGCCACAGCCCTGAAATACCGGATATGGAACAAGACAAAGCGGCCGGGGTTCTACATAG TCAACGTGCGCTGGCTGAAGTCGCTGAAATGATCCGCACGTCTCATCTCGTGCACAAGGGTCTCGTCAATATGAACGTTAGACAAGTGCTGGCGGGCGAGCCGGACGACATGTTATTTGGGAACAAGATCGCCTTGCTCAGTGGGGACTACCTCCTCGCCAATTCCTGCACAGAACTAGCGAACCTCAG GAATCAAGAGCTCGTTGAGCTGATGTCATCAGCAGTGCGAGATCTAGTGGAAGCAGAATTTCTTGGAGATCGGGATCAACAAAATAATCCTCTGCCCTCACGGCCGCTGCCCGAGGATCAAAGGGAAGCAGCTTCTG AATGGGACTGCATCCTGTCGCCGCTGCCCATGGCGGGCGTGGAGGGCTGCGCGCGGCGCGAGTGGGCCGCGCGCCACGTGCTGGCGGCCGGCGCGCTTCTCGGCAAGAGCTGCTCCGCCGCGCTCAAGCTCGCCGGCCACAAGCCCGCACTGCAGACGCAG GGCTATCTCTTCGGTTGCCATTTAGCTCTAGCTTGGCAGGCGTTCTTAGATCTCGAAGCGTTCACAGGACCCGAGCCAGATAGCTTCTCGTTGGTTGGCGCTCCCCTAGCTTTCACTTTGGAGGCTCGGCCTGAGTTGTACTCCTACATAGAGGCCGGCAAGAAGAGCGTACATGATGTCGATTACCACGCG CTGTACGAGGCCGTGCTGGCGGGCGACGGCATCCAGCGCACGCAGCA GCTGCAGCGCGAGCACAGCGGCCGCGCGCGCGAGGTGCTCGACTGCTTCCCGTACTGCGACGCGCGCACCGCGCTCGCCAACATCATCGTCGCCATGAACCCCTAG
- the LOC124530202 gene encoding DNA N6-methyl adenine demethylase isoform X2: MKQEHPSQPMAPMPFYAGDPNRFPTAWQTDPSQGWQNQFIQQLPTQTGQTTLDYQGNHTPYATSPHYQANTTYTVQNVATTFDVTNNAYYPAGVQTIPAQRPPSNRGAYTPVPSPRAPLYTTEYQQQYAQQAPTPGVTTGNDSRPASAASYQSSVATSGTPVYTVSQQNYDRTEYTADHAEEYNNGENGTGDTSNEGERQEQNASNGQHSGNAEPGYLQGSNGPRASLDCNGYPGNYTSGQYTENGQGQNQNDWQQRQWQHNQRIQNQQQLQNQQQLQNQQQLQNQQQLQNQQQLQNQQQMQNQQQLQNQQLQNQQQIQNQQQIQSQQQIQSQQQQIQSQQQIQSQQQLQNQQQLQNQQQLQNQQMQNQHQQQLQNQQQLQNHQQMQNQQQINQMQNQQQQIQNQIQNHQNQQIQNQQMQQHRQEEAEQQMFSQSDRVNLNSRLKTMILNKQNHIRDGTNTPPDKGDPGEGPPRVIDDRKSGVTEDRNNTGHFLSYSHHLRDNYRIGEQGISVTGNYSQNTHAYGLGDFGGGGHHVWEGGTEVSKSYEKNNLSKTVKQTSQKLPSYTDMRPQYGGYSNIPYDAQKYAEMYGSDSNLSYNQQDSKDFQSKMLIGPVSDINQQNCASPRDVNAQKRAYDREPYDPKLRHPVAPLIPKLEIPDNFQYFKDPIKIEPQRHLNQNVYSKPNETLANISYKEYSNNISSRQGQVTALPPISTIKHENFNQKPQIYQNFQNSPYERKNNKSDVYAQIPRIQESLGFQKYNRNYETRHEKESENSEQNIPIDPKPPYYIEQIKSEHSPPGHKIYKNLNYGPPRNEPYMFTGEGGPVSIRNEIGYACCRQGSTKNPPPEHLRDGACPGLQTKDEILEDDADNTDKTDSKNQSKPGTPVPESHIKHTKENQFNYSKEYLDNLERLKNNSRTEVPDCNCFPADKNPPEPGSYYTHLGASSSLSELRKDLEARTGLSGKELRIEKICYTGKEGKTAQGCPMAKWVIRRSNYTEKVLVVVKFRNGHKCATSWIVVCLVAWEGIPQSEADLDYTLLSHKLNRYGLPTTRRCATNENRTCACQGLDPETCGASYSFGCSWSMYYNGCKYARSKTVRKFRLSVKTEESEIEERMHVLATLLSPLYMNLAPKSFDNQCQFEKEASDCRLGFKPGRPFSGVTACIDFCAHAHRDLHNMNNGCTAVVTLAKHRALSKPNDEQLHVLPLYVLDTTDEFGSKEAQEEKMKSGALEVLDKYPMEVRVRSVPLQPCRRHGKKRKDDENSESNNSSTNTPQQSPGNQKKPQCTTPAPKTPQPNDVRNNASPRSQSSASPRANTPALSQSNNSAFSNNPHYNSAFVNPNMHGLNPGLMNASLGNPALLDMATMIDNFTDAQLQSNQISSTVLDSPYNPYDQSYNLHNQSTIYNPNHVPALMENNCQNSNPNQLPSFTPALQKRDQQFNTHNSGPMNAAQQQWPDFDNTEIFNNVVKEDPDSTTAHLNMPPNNYSPDSNRSDTNSDQIYKNNTEPEKQHVINDIPQKIPEFDMPNSPRLTEISQKTNRTPESPASSQELKSPNNDTMSNPEMRKSVWKSPDSKNWEAKSKEQVNENENALFRVPKARPPSRSQYLNPNEGMENSTFLKPYPPSDRHHTNQGYEHRSMHDIRMNNVVPPTSVVQTNYTISHDETQNTSSNKPMAEFTGNNFHPINQNAYSNQTSMQGYSNYPQMTNAYPFSTNPYGHYNPYENSYNDYNSLAYYNAEKYKREELIRNSHCYNSYGYQYNPNFAANFYQNPSSNWCQSSPNWCLYPPPFSIPYPPEPPKAEPIGEVTGLSDNLECFKDSQMGGVAIALGHGSVLFECAKHEMHSTTAVKSPNRVNPTRISLVFYQHRNLNRPKHGLEEWEEKMRLKKLGLNPSTPSTPGPNSNSVSPATTPGPDQRQITTAEKWKNNENLIPGGYSSLSALVEATNAAKKSGQIRLRTDTQTTMSWTTLFPMHPCTVTGPYQESGT, translated from the exons GCCCCAATGCCATTTTACGCGGGTGACCCAAACAGATTCCCTACAGCCTGGCAAACAGATCCTTCACAAG GTTGGCAGAATCAATTTATACAGCAGCTTCCCACCCAGACTGGCCAAACGACCTTAGACTATCAAGGAAATCATACCCCTTACGCAACATCTCCTCATTACCAAGCCAACACCACGTACACCGTCCAAAACGTCGCTACTACGTTTGACGTCACAAACAATGCTTATTATCCAGCTGGAGTTCAAACTATTCCAGCCCAACGACCACCATCGAACCGTGGAGCGTATACTCCCGTACCATCACCGCGAGCTCCACTTTATACGACTGAGTATCAACAACAATATGCACAACAGGCTCCTACTCCTGGAGTTACCACTGGCAATGATTCCAGGCCTGCTTCAGCTGCCTCTTATCAAAGTTCAGTGGCTACATCTGGTACTCCTGTCTACACTGTTAGTCAACAAAACTATGATCGAACCGAGTATACGGCAGATCATGCGGAGGAGTACAATAATGGAGAAAATGGCACAGGTGATACGAGTAATGAGGGAGAGAGACAAGAACAAAATGCCTCGAATGGACAGCATTCGGGAAACGCCGAGCCTGGATACCTGCAGGGGAGCAACGGTCCGCGAGCTTCACTAGATTGTAACGGGTATCCGGGCAACTATACTAGCGGGCAGTATACGGAAAATGGACAAGGGCAGAACCAAAACGATTGGCAGCAACGTCAATGGCAACATAACCAAAGAATACAAAATCAACAACAATtgcaaaatcaacaacaactacaaaatcaacaacaactacaaaatcaacaacaactacaaaatCAACAACAGTTACAAAATCAACAACAGATGCAAAATCAACAGCAGCTGCAAAATCAACAATTGCAAAATCAACAGCAGATACAAAATCAACAACAAATACAAAGTCAACAACAAATACAAagccaacaacaacaaatacaaAGCCAACAACAAATACAAAGTCAACAACAGCTACAAAATCAACAGCAGCTACAAAATCAACAACAGCTACAAAACCAACAGATGCAAAATCAACATCAGCAACAATTACAGAATCAACAACAGCTCCAAAACCATCAACAAATGCAAAACCAACAACAAATTAATCAGATGCAGAATCAACAGCAACAGAtacaaaatcaaattcaaaaccaTCAAAACCAGCAAATTCAAAATCAACAAATGCAGCAACACAGACAAGAAGAAGCCGAGCAGCAGATGTTCTCTCAATCAGACAGGGTTAACTTAAATTCTAGattaaaaacaatgatattaaataaacagaaCCATATAAGAGATGGCACAAATACACCACCAGATAAAGGCGACCCCGGAGAGGGACCCCCTCGCGTTATCGATGATAGAAAAAGTGGGGTTACTGAAGATAGAAATAACACCGGTCATTTTTTATCGTATAGCCACCATCTCCGAGATAATTACCGTATAGGTGAACAGGGTATATCTGTCACTGGTAATTATTCACAAAACACCCACGCTTATGGTTTGGGTGACTTCGGAGGTGGTGGCCACCACGTATGGGAGGGGGGGACGGAAGTCTCGAAAAGTTATGAAAAAAACAACTTGTCTAAGACTGTAAAACAAACATCGCAAAAATTACCGTCTTACACAGATATGAGACCACAATATGGAGGATATTCAAATATACCATATGACGCGCAAAAATATGCAGAAATGTACGGTAGTGATAGTAATTTAAGTTATAATCAACAAGATAGCAAAGATTTTCAATCAAAGATGCTAATTGGACCAGTATCTGatattaatcaacaaaattgcGCATCCCCGCGTGATGTAAACGCACAAAAGAGAGCTTATGATAGAGAACCTTATGATCCTAAACTTAGACATCCAGTAGCACCTCTAATACCTAAATTAGAAATACCAGATAACTTCCAGTATTTCAAAGATCCAATTAAAATAGAACCTCAAAGACATTTGAATCAAAACGTGTATTCCAAACCAAACGAAACGCTTGcgaatatttcttataaagaatattcaaacaacatttcttccagacaaggCCAAGTAACGGCTTTACCGCCAATATCAACAATAAAACATGAGAACTTTAACCAGAAACCTCAGATCTATCAGAACTTTCAGAATAGTCcttatgaaagaaaaaataataaaagtgatGTTTACGCACAAATCCCAAGGATACAAGAGAGTTTAGGTTTTCagaaatataatagaaattatgAAACTAGACATGAAAAAGAATCGGAAAATTCTGAACAGAACATCCCTATTGATCCCAAACCACCTTACTATATAGAACAAATTAAATCAGAACATTCACCACCTGGAcacaagatatataaaaatttgaacTATGGTCCACCGAGAAATGAACCATACATGTTTACAGGGGAAGGAGGACCAGTGTCTATTAGAAATGAAATAGGCTACGCTTGTTGTAGACAGGGATCCACAAAAAATCCTCCACCAGAACATCTAAGAGATGGAGCTTGTCCCGGTCTTCAAACTAAAGATGAAATTCTTGAAGACGATGCTGATAATACTGATAAAACAGATTCTAAAAACCAATCTAAGCCCGGCACTCCAGTGCCTGAATCACATATCAAACATACAAAGGaaaatcaattcaattattCTAAGGAATATTTGGACAATTTGGAaaggttaaaaaataattcgagGACCGAAGTACCAGATTGCAATTGTTTCCCTGCAGACAAAAATCCTCCAGAACCGGGCAGTTACTACACTCATTTAG GAGCATCATCATCATTGTCCGAACTGAGAAAAGATCTTGAAGCACGTACAGGGCTATCTGGCAAAGAACTGCGAATTGAAAAAATCTGCTACACTGGAAAAGAGGGCAAAACTGCTCAAGGTTGCCCTATGGCTAAGTGG GTCATACGGCGTTCTAACTATACAGAAAAAGTATTAGTCGTCGTAAAATTTCGTAATGGCCACAAATGTGCAACATCGTGGATAGTAGTGTGCTTAGTAGCCTGGGAAGGAATTCCACAATCCGAAGCTGACTTAGATTACACATTGCTATCTCATAAACTGAATAGATATGGTTTGCCAACAACACGTAGATGTGCAACAAACGAAAACAGAACATGTGCATGTCAAG GTCTTGATCCAGAAACATGCGGCGCATCCTACAGTTTCGGTTGCTCCTGGTCCATGTATTACAATGGATGCAAATACGCCCGTTCAAAAACTGTCCGCAAGTTCCGACTTTCGGTCAAAACTGAGGAGAGCGAGATTGAGGAGCGTATGCACGTTCTGGCAACACTTTTGAGTCCATTGTATATGAATCTTGCTCCTAAATCATTTGATAATCAATGTCAGTTCGAGAAAGAAGCTTCAGATTGCCGATTAGGTTTCAAGCCTGGACGACCGTTTTCAG GGGTAACAGCTTGCATAGATTTTTGTGCTCATGCGCATAGAGATCTGCACAATATGAACAACGGTTGTACTGCCGTCGTGACCCTGGCCAAACATCGTGCACTTTCAAAACCTAATGACGAACAATTACATGTCCTTCCGCTTTACGTTCTAGACACTACTGATGAGTTTGGTTCCAAGGAAGCTCAGGAAGAAAAAATGAAAAGTGGAGCTCTAGAAGTCTTGGACAA atATCCTATGGAAGTGCGAGTTCGATCGGTTCCTCTGCAACCCTGTAGACGTCAtggtaaaaaaagaaaagatgaTGAAAATTCAGAATCGAATAATTCGTCTACAAACACGCCTCAACAGAGTCCAGGCAATCAGAAAAAACCTCAATGTACAACACCTGCACCTAAAACTCCACAGCCAAATGATGTCAGAAATAACGCCAGTCCGAGAAGCCAAAGCAGTGCTTCACCTAGGGCTAATACACCTGCCTTAAGTCAATCGAATAATTCGGCTTTTTCAAATAATCCACATTACAATTCCGCCTTCGTGAATCCAAACATGCACGGTCTTAATCCCGGACTAATGAATGCAAGCTTAGGTAATCCTGCTTTACTTGATATGGCTACTATGATAGACAATTTCACTGATGCACAGTTGCAGAGCAACCAAATTTCTAGCACTGTGTTAGATTCACCATACAATCCTTACGATCAAAGTTACAATCTTCATAACCAGAGTACCATCTATAATCCGAATCATGTTCCTGCTTTAATGGAGAACAACTGTCAAAATTCAAATCCCAATCAATTACCGAGTTTTACGCCTGCATTACAAAAACGAGATCAACAATTTAATACTCATAATTCAGGCCCAATGAATGCAGCTCAACAGCAGTGGCCTGATTTTGATAATactgaaatatttaacaatgtcGTTAAGGAAGACCCTGATTCGACTACAGCTCATTTGAATATGCCACCCAATAATTATAGTCCAGACTCAAATCGTAGTGATACAAATTCCGATcagatatacaaaaataacacagAACCAGAAAAGCAACACGTTATTAATGACATACCACAGAAAATACCTGAATTTGATATGCCTAACTCCCCGAGATTAACGGAGATTTCCCAAAAAACAAATAGAACACCAGAATCACCGGCATCTTCTCAAGAACTTAAATCGCCAAATAATGATACAATGTCTAACCCCGAAATGCGAAAAAGTGTGTGGAAATCTCCTGATTCTAAAAACTGGGAAGCCAAATCTAAGGAACAagttaatgaaaatgaaaatgcatTATTTCGAGTACCCAAGGCTAGGCCACCATCTCGGTCTCAATATCTCAACCCAAATGAGGGTATGGAAAATTCAACTTTTTTGAAACCATATCCTCCATCTGATAGACATCATACAAACCAAGGATATGAACATAGAAGTATGCATGACATCAGAATGAATAATGTAGTTCCCCCAACGTCAGTAGTTCAAACTAATTATACTATTAGCCATGATGAAACGCAAAACACATCCTCAAATAAACCCATGGCTGAATTCACGGGCAATAATTTCCATCCGATTAATCAAAATGCTTATAGTAATCAAACTTCTATGCAAGGTTATAGCAATTATCCTCAAATGACAAACGCCTACCCGTTTTCAACAAACCCATATGGACATTATAATCCTTATGAAAATTCCTACAACGATTATAACAGTCTAGCATATTACAATGCCGAAAAGTATAAAAGAGAAGAATTAATAAGAAATTCACATTGCTACAATTCTTATGGATACCAATATAACCCAAACTTCGCCGCGAACTTTTATCAGAATCCGAGTTCAAATTGGTGCCAATCTTCACCTAATTGGTGTTTATATCCTCCGCCCTTTTCAATTCCGTATCCGCCGGAACCACCTAAAGCAGAACCAATAGGAGAAGTTACAGGCTTATCAGACAATCTTGAATGTTTCAAAGACAGTCAAATGGGAGGTGTCGCTATAGCTTTAGGTCACGGAAGTGTGTTATTCGAATGTGCAAAACACGAGATGCATTCCACCACGGCTGTCAAAAGTCCAAACCGAGTAAACCCGACACgtatatcattagttttctatcaaCACCGAAATTTAAATCGCCCTAAACATGGTCTCGAAGAATGGGAGGAAAAAATGAGGTTAAAAAAATTGGGATTAAACCCATCGACACCCAGTACACCCGGTCCCAATTCAAATTCAGTGTCACCTGCAACGACCCCTGGGCCCGACCAAAGACAGATTACCACAGCagaaaaatggaaaaataatgaaaatctaATTCCAGGTGGATACAGTTCACTATCAGCATTAGTGGAAGCGACAAATGCCGCTAAGAAAAGTGGTCAGATTAGATTGAGGACGGACACACAAACAACAATGTCCTGGACCACTCTATTCCCCATGCACCCCTGCACTGTCACAGGTCCTTACCAAGAGTCCGGTACTTGA